The Methanobrevibacter millerae genome includes the window AGCTTCTTCTTTTTCTTCTTCTTTAGAAATTTCAGTGTTTAAGAGAATGCAGTCTCCAATAGTAGCAATTTTATCATATCCAACTTCAATTAAATCATTAGATAAAATACCTTTTTGTAATGATACAATAAGGGTGGTTATATTACCTGTTTCAGTATCGATGTCAACATCTTCTACTTTACCTACTTCATTTACTTTTTTATCTAATACAGTAATTCCGAAAAATTGTTTTGCACGCATTTTATCGCTTCCATATAAATATATTTTAATATACTATTAAAACATACCCATATATAAAATTAACTATATATAATAGAAATAGGTGAAATTAATGAAAGATGCATGTCGAATCATAATTGATGATATTATTGAAGGTAAAATATCCACTCGACGTGATTTGGAAGTTCGAAAAAGACAACTTTGTCGTGAATTAAAATTATCAAGATTTATGAGCAATGCAGATATTCTCGAATATGCCAGTGAAGAAGAAAAGGAACTTGTTTCAGATACTTTAAAGAAAAAACCTACAAGAACAAAATCTGGGGTGGCAATAGTTGCGGTAATGTGTCATCCACACAAATGTCCCCATGGAAGATGTCTTTATTGTCCGGAAAGTGATATTGCTCCGCCAAGCTATACTGGAGAAGAACCTGCTGCACTTAGAGGCAGAATGTTTGAATATCACCCATATGTACAATGTTTCAACCGACTAGCCCAACTTAAAAAAATTGGACATCCCATTGATAAAGTAGAGCTAATTATAATGGGTGGAACATTTCCATCAAGAGATTTGTGCTATCAGGAGTGGTTTGTATCACAATGTCTTAAGGCAATGACTGATTTTGGTTTAATATTAGACAACAATGCTGAATTTGAAATAAATAAGAAACTAATAAGAGAATTTGAAAAGGATGTGGTGAAAACTTACCCCCCTAACGATTATGTTTTAATAGAAGATATCCAGCTGGCTAATGAGAATTCAAAAGTCAGATGCGTTGGAATGACATTTGAAACAAGACCCGATTACTGTAAAAAAGAACATATCAATAGAATGCTTGATTTTGGTGTTACTCGAGTTGAATTGGGTGTACAGACATTATCTGACAAGCTATATGAAAAAGTCAAAAGAGGACACACAATTGCTGATGTGATTGAATCCAATCAACTTTTAAGAGATTCGGCAATTAAAGTAGC containing:
- a CDS encoding PRC-barrel domain-containing protein, producing the protein MRAKQFFGITVLDKKVNEVGKVEDVDIDTETGNITTLIVSLQKGILSNDLIEVGYDKIATIGDCILLNTEISKEEEKEEADEEDPKQVTIEVEDE
- a CDS encoding tRNA uridine(34) 5-carboxymethylaminomethyl modification radical SAM/GNAT enzyme Elp3, whose translation is MKDACRIIIDDIIEGKISTRRDLEVRKRQLCRELKLSRFMSNADILEYASEEEKELVSDTLKKKPTRTKSGVAIVAVMCHPHKCPHGRCLYCPESDIAPPSYTGEEPAALRGRMFEYHPYVQCFNRLAQLKKIGHPIDKVELIIMGGTFPSRDLCYQEWFVSQCLKAMTDFGLILDNNAEFEINKKLIREFEKDVVKTYPPNDYVLIEDIQLANENSKVRCVGMTFETRPDYCKKEHINRMLDFGVTRVELGVQTLSDKLYEKVKRGHTIADVIESNQLLRDSAIKVAMHMMPGLFVRQKEDLKMFKQLFSDENFKPDMLKIYPCLVTKGSEIYDMWQEGIYRPYNDEEAVDLIVEIKKILPKWVRTMRIQRDIPSTLIEAGVQKSNLGELVYNKLDENHINCQCIRCREIGHKKTNENYALEDFRLFKESYTACGGEETFISIEDKNEESIAGFLRFRIPSQNTFRPEITDKTALIRELHVYGNMIQIGDKNPSIGQHTGFGEKLLMEAENLAIDNDKDEIAIISGIGTRNYYRKFGYERKGPYMAKKLI